A single Vibrio sp. YMD68 DNA region contains:
- the fabA gene encoding bifunctional 3-hydroxydecanoyl-ACP dehydratase/trans-2-decenoyl-ACP isomerase, whose protein sequence is MQNKRDSYDRDDLLASSRGELFGPGYPQLPAPNMLMMDRVTKMSETEGDNGKGLVLAELDITPDLWFFDCHFPGDPVMPGCLGLDAMWQLVGFYLGWVGGKGKGRALGVGEVKFTGQVLPTAKKVTYEIHLKRVVNRRLVMGVADGRVLVDGKEIYVAKDLKVGLFQDTSAF, encoded by the coding sequence ATGCAAAATAAACGTGATTCTTACGACCGTGATGATCTTCTAGCCTCTAGCCGAGGAGAACTATTTGGTCCTGGATACCCGCAGCTTCCTGCGCCAAATATGTTAATGATGGACCGTGTTACAAAGATGTCTGAAACAGAAGGCGACAACGGAAAAGGACTAGTATTAGCTGAACTTGATATTACTCCAGACCTTTGGTTCTTTGATTGCCATTTCCCTGGTGACCCTGTAATGCCTGGTTGTCTAGGCCTGGATGCCATGTGGCAACTTGTTGGTTTCTACCTTGGCTGGGTTGGCGGTAAAGGGAAAGGCCGTGCACTGGGTGTTGGTGAAGTTAAGTTTACTGGACAAGTTCTTCCTACAGCGAAAAAAGTTACTTATGAAATTCACCTAAAACGTGTCGTTAACCGACGTTTGGTCATGGGTGTTGCTGATGGCCGTGTTCTTGTAGATGGTAAAGAAATTTACGTAGCAAAAGACCTTAAAGTCGGTCTTTTCCAAGATACTTCCGCTTTTTAA
- the rmf gene encoding ribosome modulation factor, with product MKRQKRDRLERAQSQGYKAGLNGRSSENCPYQQMDAKSYWLGGWRDARDDKQAGLYK from the coding sequence ATGAAGAGACAAAAGCGTGACCGCCTAGAAAGAGCACAATCTCAAGGTTACAAAGCTGGGCTAAACGGACGTTCTTCCGAAAATTGCCCGTATCAACAAATGGATGCGAAATCATATTGGTTAGGCGGTTGGCGTGATGCCAGAGATGACAAACAAGCGGGTCTCTATAAATAA